In Lytechinus variegatus isolate NC3 chromosome 12, Lvar_3.0, whole genome shotgun sequence, a single window of DNA contains:
- the LOC121425436 gene encoding glyceraldehyde-3-phosphate dehydrogenase-like isoform X1 — protein MVIKIGINGFGRIGRLALRAVLRNGASNVQVVAINDPYIELEHMAYLFRYDSTHGRFKGDIRYDKSANVLTVNGDSIKVFSQDKPSEIKWGDAGVEYVIEASGKFTSSQKAKAHLRGGVKKVVITAASDDAPIFIMGVNQHRYDTETMNIVSNGSCTTNCLAPLAKVINDNFGIEEGLMITVHGYTATQNSVDGTSSSKWPKGRGAAQNIIPTSTCASKGVGKVIPELDGKLTGMAYRVPVPNVGVVDMTVRLKNPVSYDTIKQTMKAASESKEMARYLGYTEDQV, from the exons GTTTGGACGTATAGGGCGTCTGGCCCTAAGAGCTGTTCTTCGAAACGGGGCCTCCAACGTCCAGGTAGTGGCAATCAATGATCCTTATATTGAACTTGAACACATG GCCTATCTGTTCAGGTATGATTCTACGCATGGAAGATTTAAAGGCGATATACGCTACGACAAATCAGCAAACGTCCTTACCGTTAATGGAGATAGTATCAAAGTATTCTCACA AGACAAGCCTTCTGAGATCAAATGGGGTGACGCTGGAGTAGAATACGTGATAGAGGCTTCAGGTAAATTCACATCATCGCAGAAGGCGAAGGCACATCTACGGGGAGGGGTAAAGAAAGTGGTTATCACGGCAGCATCTGATGATGCCCCGATATTCATCATGGGTGTCAACCAGCACAGATATGATACGGAAACCATGAACATTGTAAG TAATGGATCCTGTACAACCAACTGCCTGGCTCCATTGGCTAAGGTGATCAATGATAACTTTGGCATTGAAGAAGGTCTTATGATAACTGTACACGGTTACACTGCAACACAGAACAGCGTAGATGGGACCAGCTCGTCG AAGTGGCCAAAAGGTCGCGGTGCTGCTCAAAACATCATCCCAACTTCAACTTGCGCTTCAAAGGGTGTAGGAAAAGTTATACCAGAACTCGATGG AAAACTGACCGGGATGGCTTACCGCGTACCCGTACCAAATGTTGGGGTTGTTGATATGACTGTTAGACTGAAGAACCCCGTTTCCTACGACACCATCAAACAAACAATGAAAGCTGCATCAGAATCTAAAGAAATGGCAAGGTATCTAGGATACACTGAAGACCAG